From a region of the Cucumis sativus cultivar 9930 chromosome 6, Cucumber_9930_V3, whole genome shotgun sequence genome:
- the LOC101206271 gene encoding novel plant SNARE 13 isoform X1 yields the protein MASALQMTPQLEQIHGEIRDNFRALSNGFQRLDKIKDSSRQSKQLEELTGKMRECKRLIKDFDREIKDEESKNPPDVNKQLNDEKQSMIKELNSFVALRKTYMNSLGNKRVELFDEGGVSEPTADDNVRMASSMTNQELIDAGKKTMDETDQAIQRTQKVVEQTIEVGTQTAAQLKGQTDQMGRIVNELDTINFSIKKASQLVKEIGRQVATDKCIMLFLFLIVCGVIAIIVVKIVNPNNKNIRDIPGLAPPVPARRLLYLRTTDYFE from the exons ATGGCCAGCGCCTTGCAGATGACTCCTCAGTTAGAGCAGATCCATGGTGAAATTCGTGATAATTTTCGGGCTCTTTC AAATGGGTTCCAAAGACTGGATAAGATCAAAGATTCCAGTAGACAAAGTAAGCAGCTGGAGGAGCTCACAGGAAAGATGAGAGAATGTAAAAG attaataaaagattttgacCGTGAAATCAAGGATGAAGAGAGTAAAAATCCACCAGATGTGAATAAGCAGCTTAACGATGAGAAGCAATCAATG aTCAAAGAACTGAATTCATTTGTTGCATTGAGGAAAAC GTACATGAATAGTCTCGGTAATAAAAGGGTTGAGCTATTTGATGAGGGAGGTGTAAGTGAACCTACAGCGGATGATAATGTTCGGATGGCCTCAT CAATGACAAATCAAGAACTTATTGATGCTGGTAAGAAGACAATGGATGAGACCGATCAGGCCATTCAACGCACTCAAAAG GTGGTTGAACAAACTATTGAAGTGGGAACTCAAACTGCTGCTCAATTAAAAGGCCAA ACTGACCAAATGGGCCGTATAGTAAACGAGCTTGACACaatcaatttttcaattaagaaGGCTTCCCAACTTGTGAAAGAAATTGGCAGACAG GTTGCTACAGATAAATGCATCATGCtgtttctatttctaattGTGTGTGGAGTGATAGCCATTATCGTAGTCAAG ATTGTGAACcccaacaacaaaaacatcaGGGATATTCCAGGATTGGCACCTCCAGTTCCTGCAAGGAGGCTTTTGTATCTGAGGACAACCGATTATTTCGAGTAA
- the LOC101206271 gene encoding novel plant SNARE 13 isoform X2: MASALQMTPQLEQIHGEIRDNFRALSNGFQRLDKIKDSSRQSKQLEELTGKMRECKRLIKDFDREIKDEESKNPPDVNKQLNDEKQSMIKELNSFVALRKTYMNSLGNKRVELFDEGGVSEPTADDNVRMASSMTNQELIDAGKKTMDETDQAIQRTQKVVEQTIEVGTQTAAQLKGQTDQMGRIVNELDTINFSIKKASQLVKEIGRQINASCCFYF, translated from the exons ATGGCCAGCGCCTTGCAGATGACTCCTCAGTTAGAGCAGATCCATGGTGAAATTCGTGATAATTTTCGGGCTCTTTC AAATGGGTTCCAAAGACTGGATAAGATCAAAGATTCCAGTAGACAAAGTAAGCAGCTGGAGGAGCTCACAGGAAAGATGAGAGAATGTAAAAG attaataaaagattttgacCGTGAAATCAAGGATGAAGAGAGTAAAAATCCACCAGATGTGAATAAGCAGCTTAACGATGAGAAGCAATCAATG aTCAAAGAACTGAATTCATTTGTTGCATTGAGGAAAAC GTACATGAATAGTCTCGGTAATAAAAGGGTTGAGCTATTTGATGAGGGAGGTGTAAGTGAACCTACAGCGGATGATAATGTTCGGATGGCCTCAT CAATGACAAATCAAGAACTTATTGATGCTGGTAAGAAGACAATGGATGAGACCGATCAGGCCATTCAACGCACTCAAAAG GTGGTTGAACAAACTATTGAAGTGGGAACTCAAACTGCTGCTCAATTAAAAGGCCAA ACTGACCAAATGGGCCGTATAGTAAACGAGCTTGACACaatcaatttttcaattaagaaGGCTTCCCAACTTGTGAAAGAAATTGGCAGACAG ATAAATGCATCATGCtgtttctatttctaa
- the LOC116404531 gene encoding CBL-interacting serine/threonine-protein kinase 1-like — protein sequence MRMGKYELGRTIGHGSFGKVKFAINFETGQPFALKVLDKSKIIDLKFTHQFKREIRTLKLLKHPNIVRLYEVLASKSKIYMVLEYVNGGELYNRIATKGMLSEAEGRKIFQQLIDGVSYCHGKGVYHRDLKLENILVDARGSIKISDFGLSALHEHLRDDGLLHTTCGSPNYVAPEIIGNRGYDGAASDIWSCGVILFVILTGLLPFDDTNLCVLYQKIMNGEINEIPKWVSEGAQNLIRRILDPNPKSRITMASIKMDDWFRKDYHPTYVDDEEEDILTNNEVDSINQESSDQSPPTTINAFQLIGMFSCLDLSGFFEKEDISERKIRFTTNQYSTKEDIFKQIEFLVTEMGFLIHKKEGKLKIMRELERGENGGVTTILSISAEVFEISPSLYVVELKKLHGDSSSFRQLCNILSSDLGIPPGITRDDIRSSVV from the exons ATGCGAATGGGAAAATACGAGCTGGGAAGAACAATAGGGCATGGCAGTTTTGGAAAGGTCAAATTTGCCATCAACTTTGAAACTGGTCAACCTTTTGCACTCAAGGTCCTTGACAAGTCCAAAATTATCGACCTCAAATTTACTCATCAg TTTAAAAGGGAAATACGAACCCTCAAACTTCTAAAGCATCCAAATATAGTTAGGCTATACGAG GTATTAGCTagtaaaagcaaaatttaCATGGTTCTTGAGTACGTAAACGGAGGAGAGTTGTACAACAGAATT GCAACGAAAGGGATGCTATCAGAAGCGGAAGGCAGAAAAATCTTTCAGCAGTTAATTGATGGTGTGAGTTACTGCCATGGCAAAGGGGTTTACCATAGGGATCttaag CTAGAGAACATACTTGTTGATGCTAGGGGCAGTATTAAGATATCGGATTTTGGATTAAGTGCGTTACACGAGCATTTAAGG gATGATGGTTTGCTTCATACAACATGTGGAAGCCCAAATTATGTGGCACCAGAAATTATTGGTAACAGAGGATATGATGGTGCAGCCTCAGACATATGGTCTTGTGgtgttattttgtttgtaattcTTACTGGATTACTCCCTTTTGATGATACTAATTTGTGCGTCCTTTACCAAAAG ATAATGAATGgagaaataaatgaaataccAAAGTGGGTATCAGAAGGTgcccaaaatttaattagaaggATTCTTGATCCTAACCCTAAGTCTAGAATAACAATGGCATCTATCAAAATGGATGATTGGTTTAGAAAGGATTACCATCCAACCTAtgttgatgatgaagaagaggatATACTCACTAATAATGAGGTGGACTCCATAAATCAAGAG AGTTCAGATCAGTCTCCTCCTACAACCATAAATGCTTTTCAACTGATTGGAATGTTCTCATGCTTGGACCTTTCAGGTTTTTTTGAGAAAGAG GACATTTCTGAGAGGAAGATTAGGTTTACAACAAATCAGTACTCTACAAAAGAAGATATCTTCAAGCAGATTGAGTTTCTTGTAACTGAAATGGGGTTTCTAATCCATAAGAAGGAAGGAAAg TTGAAAATAATGAGAGAGCTGGAAAGGGGTGAGAATGGGGGTGTGACCACCATACTTTCAATATCAGCAGAG GTTTTCGAGATAAGTCCATCACTATATGTCGTggaattaaagaaattacatGGAGATTCTTCCTCGTTTAGACAG TTGTGCAACATTTTGTCAAGTGATTTGGGCATCCCTCCAGGCATCACTCGTGATGACATCCGATCAAGTGTCGTCTAG